In Anaerotignum faecicola, a genomic segment contains:
- a CDS encoding S-ribosylhomocysteine lyase: MDVTSFGIDHNRLLRGIYVSRKDTVGDGILTTFDVRMKEPNREMVMDTSVMHTIEHLMATFFRAHPVWADQTIYVGPMGCRTGMYVIFKGDLESADVAEIMKDCYQYMADFDEEIPAAKPEMCGNYLDHNLGITRIECQKFVDEVLSCIKEENMVYPRQNG, from the coding sequence ATGGACGTAACAAGCTTTGGCATTGACCACAATCGACTGCTCCGCGGAATTTATGTTTCCAGAAAGGATACCGTCGGTGACGGCATTCTGACAACCTTTGATGTTCGCATGAAGGAGCCGAATCGCGAAATGGTGATGGATACCTCCGTGATGCACACCATCGAGCATCTGATGGCAACCTTCTTCCGCGCGCACCCCGTCTGGGCGGATCAGACCATCTATGTCGGCCCCATGGGCTGCCGCACAGGGATGTATGTCATCTTCAAGGGAGATCTGGAATCTGCGGATGTGGCGGAAATTATGAAGGACTGCTATCAGTATATGGCGGACTTTGACGAGGAAATCCCTGCCGCAAAGCCCGAAATGTGCGGCAATTACCTTGACCACAACCTCGGCATCACCAGAATCGAATGTCAGAAATTCGTGGATGAGGTGCTCTCCTGCATCAAAGAGGAAAATATGGTCTACCCCAGACAAAACGGCTGA